AAAATTTGTCAGGACCGTCCGTCCGGTTCGTCCGTCGTGCCAGGATCGTCTTCCGCGAAGGGTCCGTCATCGGGCTCCAATCCGTACTTTTGCAGCCGATAGCGAAAACTTCGGAATGAGATCCGCAGCAGCTTCGCGGCTTCGGTCTTGTTGCCGCCGGTGAGCTCCAGCGCCTGCGTGAGAAGACGCTTTTCCAGGTCAGCCACGACGTTCTCGAGGTCGAGACCTGCCGACGTGACCTGAATGGCGTCGAAAATGGTCTCGACCGGGGCCGGCGTCTTTCGAATTCTCGGCGTGAGTGATTCGGGCAGGATGACGTTCGTTGTCTCGAGCGTCACCGCCCGCTCCATGGCGTTTTCCAGCTCGCGCACGTTTCCGGGGAACGGATACGTCCGCATCAGCTCCATCGCCTCGTTCGAGATGCGCCGAATGTCCTTCTGGAGCTGGGTCGCGAACTTTTCGAGAAAGAAGTTCGCGAGCATCGGGATGTCGGAAGCGCGCGCGCGCAACGGGGGAATGTTGATCGCGATGACGTTGAGCCGATAGTACAGGTCCTCGCGGAACTTCCCTTCGCTCACCTCTTTCTCGAGATCGCGGTTCGTCGCCGCGATGATGCGCACATCGATGACTTCGTCCTGCGTCGCCCCGATCGCCAGCACCTTGCGCTCCTGCGTGGCGCGCAGGAGTTTGACCTGAATGTTCAGCGGAATCTCGCCGACTTCGTCGAGGAACAGAGTGCCCTGATGCGCCGCCTGAAAAAGTCCGCGCCGGTCCGCCGTTGCGCCGGTGAACGCACCCTTGCGATGGCCGAACAGTTCGCTCTCCCACAGCGTCTCGGGGATCGCTCCGCAGTTGACGACCACGAATGGCATCGTGCTGCGCGGACTGTTGAAGTGGATCGCCTTGGCGACCAGCTCCTTGCCGGTTCCGGTTTCTCCGAGGATCAGGATGTTGCTGCGCGTGGCGCTCACGCGCTTGATCATCTCGTAAACTTCGCGCATCGAATCGTGCGCGCCGAAGATGTTGGCGAACCCGTAGCGGTTGCCGAGCTCCGTCTTGAGCTGGATGTTTTCGCGCAGCAGGGATCGATTCTCGAGGCACTTGCGGATGACGTGCTTGAGGTCGTCCACCCGAAACGGCTTCGTGACGTAATCGGTCGCGCCCAGCTCGATCGCTTCCGTCACCGATTCGGGACTGGCGTAGGCCGTGATCATGACGACCGCCGCCTCGGGATCTTTCACCTTCGCCGCGCGCAGAACGTCGACGCCGGAAAGCCCCGGCATCTTGATGTCGGTGATGATGAGATCGTACCGATGCTGGTCGATTTTTTTCACGGCGTCGTTCCCGTCCAACGCCGTATCGACCGCGTGGCCTTCCCGAGTCAGCAGGATCGAGAGGAACTCCCGCATGGAGAGTTCGTCGTCGACCACCAGCAACCGCGTCCTCGGCATTCGTTTTCTCCCGTTCCGGTTAGGCGGCCGGGAAACGCACCGTGAAGGTGGTTCCCTTTCGCGGGCGGCTCTCGACCAGGATCCGACCGCGGAACATCTCGACGATCGTGTGGCACGTGGTCAATCCG
The sequence above is a segment of the Deltaproteobacteria bacterium genome. Coding sequences within it:
- a CDS encoding sigma-54-dependent Fis family transcriptional regulator; this translates as MPRTRLLVVDDELSMREFLSILLTREGHAVDTALDGNDAVKKIDQHRYDLIITDIKMPGLSGVDVLRAAKVKDPEAAVVMITAYASPESVTEAIELGATDYVTKPFRVDDLKHVIRKCLENRSLLRENIQLKTELGNRYGFANIFGAHDSMREVYEMIKRVSATRSNILILGETGTGKELVAKAIHFNSPRSTMPFVVVNCGAIPETLWESELFGHRKGAFTGATADRRGLFQAAHQGTLFLDEVGEIPLNIQVKLLRATQERKVLAIGATQDEVIDVRIIAATNRDLEKEVSEGKFREDLYYRLNVIAINIPPLRARASDIPMLANFFLEKFATQLQKDIRRISNEAMELMRTYPFPGNVRELENAMERAVTLETTNVILPESLTPRIRKTPAPVETIFDAIQVTSAGLDLENVVADLEKRLLTQALELTGGNKTEAAKLLRISFRSFRYRLQKYGLEPDDGPFAEDDPGTTDEPDGRS